The Flavobacterium sp. N2270 genome contains the following window.
TTAAACCAGGAGAAAAAGGAACAGTTGAAGCTACTTATAATGCAGCTGCACCAGGAAATTTTCACAAAACAATTACTGTAACTACAAATGAAGAAGGGGCTGCGCCAAAGGTTCTTATTATCAAAGGTTCTGTAAAATAAAAATATATTAATTCAACTATTACATCTTAAGGTTAGAAAACCACTCATTTTTGAGTGGTTTTTTTTATATTTATAAAATGGAAACAGTTTTTATAAATACACCACTAGGAACCGCAAAAATTAAAGGTGATGAAAATGGGGTTTGTCTTATTTCAGTTCTACAAGAAGGTGAAATTTCTAAAACAATCCCTTTAGAGTTGAAGTCTGCAGTTAAAGAAATAAATGAATATTTTGAAGGCAATAGAAAGAAATTTACTTTTTTAATGAATCCAAAAGGAACTGATTTCCAAAAAAAAGTATGGAAAGCACTTTTAGAAATTCCTTATGGAAAAACGATCTCTTATCTAGATTTATCTAAACAATTA
Protein-coding sequences here:
- a CDS encoding methylated-DNA--[protein]-cysteine S-methyltransferase, giving the protein METVFINTPLGTAKIKGDENGVCLISVLQEGEISKTIPLELKSAVKEINEYFEGNRKKFTFLMNPKGTDFQKKVWKALLEIPYGKTISYLDLSKQLGDVKAIRAVASANGKNPLWIVVPCHRVIGSDGSLTGYAGGLWRKKWLIDHENPLKQQTLF